A window from Candidatus Margulisiibacteriota bacterium encodes these proteins:
- a CDS encoding periplasmic heavy metal sensor: protein MRIVINSLMVLGLAGMLFAATAGNIDGSAKQGKDDARQQRILANGDLSEAQHKQIKEIHDKSRQENKELSDKLNDLRDAMKTEMEANPRSETKINKLRDDMKELQAKRATSREKLKAETDSVYTPEQLTKRNERRAEQEEKFKKAKEARKTK from the coding sequence ATGAGAATAGTTATTAACAGTTTAATGGTTTTAGGATTAGCTGGAATGCTTTTTGCGGCTACAGCCGGAAACATAGATGGTAGCGCGAAGCAAGGCAAGGATGATGCGCGTCAGCAAAGGATCTTGGCAAATGGCGATCTTTCAGAAGCACAGCATAAACAAATTAAAGAAATACACGATAAGTCTAGGCAAGAGAATAAGGAACTCTCTGATAAGTTAAACGACCTCAGAGATGCAATGAAAACAGAGATGGAAGCGAATCCACGTTCAGAAACTAAGATAAATAAACTTAGAGATGACATGAAGGAATTACAAGCAAAGAGAGCAACGTCTAGAGAAAAACTTAAAGCAGAAACAGATAGCGTATATACACCAGAACAGCTGACTAAAAGAAATGAGAGAAGAGCAGAGCAAGAAGAAAAATTTAAGAAAGCTAAAGAAGCAAGAAAAACAAAATAA